The Lepeophtheirus salmonis unplaced genomic scaffold, UVic_Lsal_1.4 unplaced_contig_13779_pilon, whole genome shotgun sequence nucleotide sequence ttgatataaatcaaataaattaaaatttatttacacttACATGAGCCCAATTGAGACCTTCGGTATTTGTCTTGAGTGATTCGAGATAAGCACCATTATCCAactgcaaaattaaaataataaaattaaaaaatacaattaataattcttaattaataatacttacaATCTTGCTCAAGACCTCGTTTACCATTCGATTGGTCTCAATAGAAACTCGATGGTCTTGATCCACTGTATAAATACCCTTGGCCGTCTCGCTGGAATGAGACATGGCCCAGGCGAGCCTATCCTTGAGCCCAGGTACACGCTGACCAAGGGTAGCGAAGGATTTTCTTACAGCACCTGTTGTAAGTGTATCAAGCCCTTTGTCATAAGGATCAATGAAACCTGCACGGAGCATCTGCTCCCTGAGGATATCAATCGAGCTCCTCATTACTTGCAATTCCACTCCGCCCCAAGTACGAAAGAAGAAATCAGACTTCCGAGGAAGTTCTGATTCCCTCAAAGCATACAGGTTGAGGAGCTTCTTTGCCAGGCCATCATTTACGATGATTTTCGCAGGACCCATAGACTCCTTGGTCTTGTGAGACTTTATGGAAAAGATCCAAGATCCATGATGATCAACAATCTTTTCCATAAACTCTGAACACATGAGATTCATGCATTTCCCTCCCCTCTGACCTTGCCCCTCTAAAAAGAGAAAGAGCAATGCCCAATCTCTTAGTAGAGTGATCGGCAAATTCTCTGGATCCTGCTCCATCATTTTTTGCACAGCCTTCGCAAGATGTGAAGATCGACGGAAACGAGCCAGGAGGACGACCACGTCGAAAGGTCGCATGAACAAATCGCCCTCCCTACTGGCACGAACGATTGCAGTGTTGCGCGCTATCCTTGCAACCTTCGCACCTTCTCTACCTGCATCCTTCAAATTAGCCTTGATGGCATAGAAGTTTAGCAGGATGTGATGGCTCATTTCCATCAGGATGGGATTGGTGTCATTGccctttatatacataaaatggtCAATGACAGCTCCAATGCTCTTTTTTAGCATGTATAACGCAATACCCGCCCCGAAGTTCCTCCAAATATTGTAAAACTTTGGTTGGAGGAATGAGGACAGGCTGAACATTGGAATTCCCAAGCAGGCCCACAATGGTAAACCCAGATACTCGCTCCTGCACATACTCAAGGAATTGACACCCCGTCCTGAAATAATTCCTCGCAGTTATCTTGCCGTACTTCTTAGAGCACCATGCCTGGAATACTGCGAGGACTTCTTTCTGCGTGGAGTAAAACCTCGTTGCAGGAGTCTTTGTACCCCGCCTTTGTCGGGTCTCCAAAAGCCTTGCCTGTTTGCATGCCTTCGCATGCCttgatctttaaaataaaagttaagaattatgatttattatacatcaatgtaataaaatacaacttACCCATTCGTGAATATCTTTTTGCAATACAGACAAGTACTTTTTGGGCACTGCCGTGATCCTTCGTAATGATACGAAACACCACTCCACTCCACACTGTGCTTTAGTTTAAAATGCCGTTTTAAACTACTTAAATAGAATGAGGAAAAGTGACAGATATTACAGATATGGGGAGTTGAATCTGTCACGAATAATATGCTCTTATTCTTgcctataataaataatataaagtaattaatttagaTGATAAACATTTGTAACAATAATAATCTTACCTACTTGAATTCCTTGTATTACCGACGATGTATTACAAGGAACTTGCAAGACCTGTTGCTCCTCCACAGGCTCCTCCACCTGGGATTGTTCCCCCTCTTGATAGGACGCTGAGGAACAGCTCGGCTCAGGAGCAACAGGATCAGATATCCTTCCATCTTCTGGCTCATTCGACGAGCCGGAAGTATACTGAGAAAGAGCActtcctataaaataataaataacttgatTAACGGATCTccaatatatatcttaatttaataaGTACCTTCATTCTTCCTTTCGAAAGGAGAAAAGGCGGTATCCAATTGCTCCTCCATCGGACTTAAGTTCAGGGCTATAGTAAGTAATGGTaacaataagttattatatttataatttagtcgAACTTACGTTTACGTTTTTTTGGTCCCACCTTCCTGAAC carries:
- the LOC121130911 gene encoding uncharacterized protein isoform X1 produces the protein MCRSEYLGLPLWACLGIPMFSLSSFLQPKFYNIWRNFGAGIALYMLKKSIGAVIDHFMYIKGNDTNPILMEMSHHILLNFYAIKANLKDAGREGAKVARIARNTAIVRASREGDLFMRPFDVVVLLARFRRSSHLAKAVQKMMEQDPENLPITLLRDWALLFLFLEGQGQRGGKCMNLMCSEFMEKIVDHHGSWIFSIKSHKTKESMGPAKIIVNDGLAKKLLNLYALRESELPRKSDFFFRTWGGVELQVMRSSIDILREQMLRAGFIDPYDKGLDTLTTGAVRKSFATLGQRVPGLKDRLAWAMSHSSETAKGIYTVDQDHRVSIETNRMVNEVLSKILDNGAYLESLKTNTEGLNWAHVSGIENDEENVQPPAPHPQVSN
- the LOC121130911 gene encoding uncharacterized protein isoform X2; translation: MCRSEYLGLPLWACLGIPMFSLSSFLQPKFYNIWRNFGAGIALYMLKKSIGAVIDHFMYIKGNDTNPILMEMSHHILLNFYAIKANLKDAGREGAKVARIARNTAIVRASREGDLFMRPFDVVVLLARFRRSSHLAKAVQKMMEQDPENLPITLLRDWALLFLFLEGQGQRGGKCMNLMCSEFMEKIVDHHGSWIFSIKSHKTKESMGPAKIIVNDGLAKKLLNLYALRESELPRKSDFFFRTWGGVELQVMRSSIDILREQMLRAGFIDPYDKGLDTLTTGAVRKSFATLGQRVPGLKDRLAWAMSHSSETAKGIYTVDQDHRVSIETNRMVNEVLSKILDNGAYLESLKTNTEGLNWAHGIENDEENVQPPAPHPQVSN